One Bombus pyrosoma isolate SC7728 linkage group LG11, ASM1482585v1, whole genome shotgun sequence DNA segment encodes these proteins:
- the LOC122573050 gene encoding uncharacterized protein LOC122573050 isoform X5, with protein sequence MALSSIESSLINGRASPGSRAFDKVVVKQEHPDEAEIRELAAKMVEANKAKMVTGVPGAPPQQRPPQCLLPQSNLPGILGYLNKRPADSSTAVSTKPPTTEGKVPPDDESQRGRFGWTSFDDCHIPYIFRSGEKYCAVRILESKLLNKYLSYLHSDIYSCTCIRSYYITEAESKLFTDINVKHCENQFGRDPFTCKDLVVRLSDAKEFYTFLDVCYTKLTAGTNPNVSNGQKADKCGFIRINKESVVPYTVKDGLQYVPLFYFEGETENLKLKAEKLEGWDLSYLKFCCKVQGIRNELFASETCSVISLNDIKSYFPPGTGFEDYWPTKVMDSQLLVNSKGGGSGGGWTKQPTPPATKPVPVQNSANKATVNARAAPMHNMLPRGSVANTSQVQQRVSQPRPVATTHPAHSSPTALPSGRSNIVTQPMLNTVQSVNGWTGLVGGQPTFQTAALVSQPSSIVRMPSSLSMHNQISTAPKNYSQQSSRSRGGGGSAAAQYPGVYPVTTMQNVVQAQPPPLVRATVHSNQPNLGYPTYGKDDWVTSTYTTPTLGVPNAVTASTYPQMLGLSEQVQALMPSPTQVSTLLHSQRHTPSVHNTSHAKYPPPLIPVNGSNNSSRDSRGRKPLIPISETHISTCQVQPYQIQKALVEDKMVPCINFKPYIYSELLMTLPDFVAQYFPICDINSCRQVLTDVLHIDLYQGNRLQMKMLMEAGKCSSLNEELPLIQVKSIMKYMPQLKYMFNRGGEMVMPAPAHSSEEHPAKKRQRTS encoded by the exons ATGGCGCTATCCTCGATTGAGAGCTCCTTAATCAACGGCAGAGCTTCGCCGGGGTCCAGAG cTTTTGATAAAGTCGTAGTTAAGCAAGAACATCCCGATGAGGCGGAGATCCGAGAACTGGCTGCCAAAATGGTGGAAGCAAACAAGGCGAAAATGGTCACAGGAGTACCAGGGGCACCACCACAACAAAGGCCCCCACAATGTCTCCTTCCACAATCAAATCTTCCTGGTATCCTGGGATACTTGAACAAACGACCAGCGGATTCGTCAACTGCCGTATCAACGAAACCTCCTACGACGGAAGGCAAAGTACCGCCTGATGATGAAAGCCAAAGAGGCCGATTCGGATGGACCAGTTTCGACGATTGTCACATACCTTATATATTTCGCTCTGGCGAAAAGTATTGTGCTGTACGAATTTTAGAATCTAAGTTGCTGAACAAGTACCTGAGTTACCTGCACTCGGATATCTACAGTTGTACGTGTATAAGgagttactatataacggaaGCGGAGAGTAAGTTGTTCACCGACATAAACGTGAAACACTGCGAGAATCAGTTTGGAAGAGATCCATTCACGTGTAAAGACTTAGTGGTTCGACTTTCGGACGCAAAGGAGTTTTATACGTTTTTGGACGTGTGTTACACGAAATTAACGGCCGGGACGAATCCAAACGTGTCAAATGGGCAAAAGGCTGATAAATGTGGATTCATTCGGATAAATAAGGAATCCGTTGTTCCTTACACGGTGAAGGACGGCCTTCAATACGTCCCTCTCTTTTACTTCGAGGGCGAGACCGAGAATCTCAAGTTGAAAGCGGAAAAGCTCGAGGGTTGGGACTTATCGTATTTAAAGTTTTGTTGCAAAGTACAGGGTATTCGTAACGAATTGTTCGCCAGTGAAACATGTTCAGTGATTAGTTTGAATGacattaaaagttatttccCGCCCGGCACGGGGTTCGAAGATTATTGGCCGACGAAAGTGATGGACTCTCAGTTGTTAGTGAATAGCAAAGGTGGTGGTAGCGGTGGCGGCTGGACCAAACAACCCACACCGCCAGCGACCAAACCAGTTCCCGTGCAAAATAGTGCGAATAAAGCGACTGTTAACGCACGTGCTGCCCCTATGCATAACATGCTACCACGTGGATCTGTCGCAAACACATCGCAAGTGCAGCAACGAGTCAGCCAACCTAGACCCGTTGCGACCACCCATCCAGCACATTCTTCGCCAACAGCACTACCTTCAGGCAGGTCGAATATCGTCACACAGCCGATGTTGAACACAGTGCAAAGTGTTAATGGCTGGACAGGCCTCGTCGGTGGTCAACCCACCTTTCAAACGGCGGCGCTTGTTTCTCAACCTAGTTCTATTGTACGAATGCCTTCGTCCCTAAGCATGCACAAT caaATATCTACAGCAccaaaaaattattcacaaCAATCTAGTAGGAGTAGAGGGGGTGGAGGTAGTGCAGCAGCTCAGTACCCTGGAGTTTATCCAGTTACAACTATGCAGAATGTTGTTCAGGCCCAACCACCCCCTCTTGTCAGAGCAACAGTTCACTCCAATCAACCTAATCTTGG TTATCCAACCTATGGGAAGGATGACTG GGTTACATCAACATATACTACGCCTACTTTAGGTGTACCAAATGCTGTTACAGCAAGTACATACCCTCAAATGCTAGGTTTAAGCGAACAAGTACAAGCTCTGATGCCGTCACCTACTCAGGTATCTACGCTATTACACTCACAAAGGCATACACCATCCGTACATAACACATCTCATGCGAAATATCCACCACCATTAATACCAGTTAATGGTAGTAATAATAGTTCCAG GGATTCAAGAGGCAGAAAGCCATTGATCCCAATATCAGAAACACATATATCAACCTGTCAAGTTCAACCTTATCAAATTCAGAAAGCGCTTGTAGAAGACAAAATGGTACCTTGTATTAATTTCAAGCCATATATATATTCTGAATTACTGATGACGCTTCCTGACTTCGTCGCTCAGTATTTTCCTATCTGTGACATTAATAGCTGTCGGCAAGTCCTAACAGATGTCTTGCATATAGACTTATATCAAGGAAATAG gctacaaatgaaaatgttaatggAAGCAGGGAAGTGTTCATCTTTAAACGAAGAACTACCATTAATACAAGTAAAAAGTATAATGAAATACATGCCtcaattgaaatatatgtttaatagAGGTGGTGAGATGGTAATGCCTGCACCTGCACATTCTTCTGAGGAACACCCTGCCAAAAAACGTCAACGCACCAGCTAG
- the LOC122573050 gene encoding uncharacterized protein LOC122573050 isoform X3: MRNDITDMHTVNADSSTDAIWLEKRSPLQTAPDQVSLTFDKVVVKQEHPDEAEIRELAAKMVEANKAKMVTGVPGAPPQQRPPQCLLPQSNLPGILGYLNKRPADSSTAVSTKPPTTEGKVPPDDESQRGRFGWTSFDDCHIPYIFRSGEKYCAVRILESKLLNKYLSYLHSDIYSCTCIRSYYITEAESKLFTDINVKHCENQFGRDPFTCKDLVVRLSDAKEFYTFLDVCYTKLTAGTNPNVSNGQKADKCGFIRINKESVVPYTVKDGLQYVPLFYFEGETENLKLKAEKLEGWDLSYLKFCCKVQGIRNELFASETCSVISLNDIKSYFPPGTGFEDYWPTKVMDSQLLVNSKGGGSGGGWTKQPTPPATKPVPVQNSANKATVNARAAPMHNMLPRGSVANTSQVQQRVSQPRPVATTHPAHSSPTALPSGRSNIVTQPMLNTVQSVNGWTGLVGGQPTFQTAALVSQPSSIVRMPSSLSMHNQISTAPKNYSQQSSRSRGGGGSAAAQYPGVYPVTTMQNVVQAQPPPLVRATVHSNQPNLGVTSTYTTPTLGVPNAVTASTYPQMLGLSEQVQALMPSPTQVSTLLHSQRHTPSVHNTSHAKYPPPLIPVNGSNNSSRDSRGRKPLIPISETHISTCQVQPYQIQKALVEDKMVPCINFKPYIYSELLMTLPDFVAQYFPICDINSCRQVLTDVLHIDLYQGNRLQMKMLMEAGKCSSLNEELPLIQVKSIMKYMPQLKYMFNRGGEMVMPAPAHSSEEHPAKKRQRTS; this comes from the exons ATGAGGAACGATATTACAGACATGCATACGGTGAACGCTGATAGCAGCACGGACGCCATATGGCTCGAGAAAAGGAGTCCGTTGCAGACGGCACCCGATCAAGTGTCACTCA cTTTTGATAAAGTCGTAGTTAAGCAAGAACATCCCGATGAGGCGGAGATCCGAGAACTGGCTGCCAAAATGGTGGAAGCAAACAAGGCGAAAATGGTCACAGGAGTACCAGGGGCACCACCACAACAAAGGCCCCCACAATGTCTCCTTCCACAATCAAATCTTCCTGGTATCCTGGGATACTTGAACAAACGACCAGCGGATTCGTCAACTGCCGTATCAACGAAACCTCCTACGACGGAAGGCAAAGTACCGCCTGATGATGAAAGCCAAAGAGGCCGATTCGGATGGACCAGTTTCGACGATTGTCACATACCTTATATATTTCGCTCTGGCGAAAAGTATTGTGCTGTACGAATTTTAGAATCTAAGTTGCTGAACAAGTACCTGAGTTACCTGCACTCGGATATCTACAGTTGTACGTGTATAAGgagttactatataacggaaGCGGAGAGTAAGTTGTTCACCGACATAAACGTGAAACACTGCGAGAATCAGTTTGGAAGAGATCCATTCACGTGTAAAGACTTAGTGGTTCGACTTTCGGACGCAAAGGAGTTTTATACGTTTTTGGACGTGTGTTACACGAAATTAACGGCCGGGACGAATCCAAACGTGTCAAATGGGCAAAAGGCTGATAAATGTGGATTCATTCGGATAAATAAGGAATCCGTTGTTCCTTACACGGTGAAGGACGGCCTTCAATACGTCCCTCTCTTTTACTTCGAGGGCGAGACCGAGAATCTCAAGTTGAAAGCGGAAAAGCTCGAGGGTTGGGACTTATCGTATTTAAAGTTTTGTTGCAAAGTACAGGGTATTCGTAACGAATTGTTCGCCAGTGAAACATGTTCAGTGATTAGTTTGAATGacattaaaagttatttccCGCCCGGCACGGGGTTCGAAGATTATTGGCCGACGAAAGTGATGGACTCTCAGTTGTTAGTGAATAGCAAAGGTGGTGGTAGCGGTGGCGGCTGGACCAAACAACCCACACCGCCAGCGACCAAACCAGTTCCCGTGCAAAATAGTGCGAATAAAGCGACTGTTAACGCACGTGCTGCCCCTATGCATAACATGCTACCACGTGGATCTGTCGCAAACACATCGCAAGTGCAGCAACGAGTCAGCCAACCTAGACCCGTTGCGACCACCCATCCAGCACATTCTTCGCCAACAGCACTACCTTCAGGCAGGTCGAATATCGTCACACAGCCGATGTTGAACACAGTGCAAAGTGTTAATGGCTGGACAGGCCTCGTCGGTGGTCAACCCACCTTTCAAACGGCGGCGCTTGTTTCTCAACCTAGTTCTATTGTACGAATGCCTTCGTCCCTAAGCATGCACAAT caaATATCTACAGCAccaaaaaattattcacaaCAATCTAGTAGGAGTAGAGGGGGTGGAGGTAGTGCAGCAGCTCAGTACCCTGGAGTTTATCCAGTTACAACTATGCAGAATGTTGTTCAGGCCCAACCACCCCCTCTTGTCAGAGCAACAGTTCACTCCAATCAACCTAATCTTGG GGTTACATCAACATATACTACGCCTACTTTAGGTGTACCAAATGCTGTTACAGCAAGTACATACCCTCAAATGCTAGGTTTAAGCGAACAAGTACAAGCTCTGATGCCGTCACCTACTCAGGTATCTACGCTATTACACTCACAAAGGCATACACCATCCGTACATAACACATCTCATGCGAAATATCCACCACCATTAATACCAGTTAATGGTAGTAATAATAGTTCCAG GGATTCAAGAGGCAGAAAGCCATTGATCCCAATATCAGAAACACATATATCAACCTGTCAAGTTCAACCTTATCAAATTCAGAAAGCGCTTGTAGAAGACAAAATGGTACCTTGTATTAATTTCAAGCCATATATATATTCTGAATTACTGATGACGCTTCCTGACTTCGTCGCTCAGTATTTTCCTATCTGTGACATTAATAGCTGTCGGCAAGTCCTAACAGATGTCTTGCATATAGACTTATATCAAGGAAATAG gctacaaatgaaaatgttaatggAAGCAGGGAAGTGTTCATCTTTAAACGAAGAACTACCATTAATACAAGTAAAAAGTATAATGAAATACATGCCtcaattgaaatatatgtttaatagAGGTGGTGAGATGGTAATGCCTGCACCTGCACATTCTTCTGAGGAACACCCTGCCAAAAAACGTCAACGCACCAGCTAG
- the LOC122573050 gene encoding uncharacterized protein LOC122573050 isoform X7 — translation MRNDITDMHTVNADSSTDAIWLEKRSPLQTAPDQVSLTFDKVVVKQEHPDEAEIRELAAKMVEANKAKMVTGVPGAPPQQRPPQCLLPQSNLPGILGYLNKRPADSSTAVSTKPPTTEGKVPPDDESQRGRFGWTSFDDCHIPYIFRSGEKYCAVRILESKLLNKYLSYLHSDIYSCTCIRSYYITEAESKLFTDINVKHCENQFGRDPFTCKDLVVRLSDAKEFYTFLDVCYTKLTAGTNPNVSNGQKADKCGFIRINKESVVPYTVKDGLQYVPLFYFEGETENLKLKAEKLEGWDLSYLKFCCKVQGIRNELFASETCSVISLNDIKSYFPPGTGFEDYWPTKVMDSQLLVNSKGGGSGGGWTKQPTPPATKPVPVQNSANKATVNARAAPMHNMLPRGSVANTSQVQQRVSQPRPVATTHPAHSSPTALPSGRSNIVTQPMLNTVQSVNGWTGLVGGQPTFQTAALVSQPSSIVRMPSSLSMHNQISTAPKNYSQQSSRSRGGGGSAAAQYPGVYPVTTMQNVVQAQPPPLVRATVHSNQPNLGYPTYGKDDWVTSTYTTPTLGVPNAVTASTYPQMLGLSEQVQALMPSPTQVSTLLHSQRHTPSVHNTSHAKYPPPLIPVNGSNNSSSIYF, via the exons ATGAGGAACGATATTACAGACATGCATACGGTGAACGCTGATAGCAGCACGGACGCCATATGGCTCGAGAAAAGGAGTCCGTTGCAGACGGCACCCGATCAAGTGTCACTCA cTTTTGATAAAGTCGTAGTTAAGCAAGAACATCCCGATGAGGCGGAGATCCGAGAACTGGCTGCCAAAATGGTGGAAGCAAACAAGGCGAAAATGGTCACAGGAGTACCAGGGGCACCACCACAACAAAGGCCCCCACAATGTCTCCTTCCACAATCAAATCTTCCTGGTATCCTGGGATACTTGAACAAACGACCAGCGGATTCGTCAACTGCCGTATCAACGAAACCTCCTACGACGGAAGGCAAAGTACCGCCTGATGATGAAAGCCAAAGAGGCCGATTCGGATGGACCAGTTTCGACGATTGTCACATACCTTATATATTTCGCTCTGGCGAAAAGTATTGTGCTGTACGAATTTTAGAATCTAAGTTGCTGAACAAGTACCTGAGTTACCTGCACTCGGATATCTACAGTTGTACGTGTATAAGgagttactatataacggaaGCGGAGAGTAAGTTGTTCACCGACATAAACGTGAAACACTGCGAGAATCAGTTTGGAAGAGATCCATTCACGTGTAAAGACTTAGTGGTTCGACTTTCGGACGCAAAGGAGTTTTATACGTTTTTGGACGTGTGTTACACGAAATTAACGGCCGGGACGAATCCAAACGTGTCAAATGGGCAAAAGGCTGATAAATGTGGATTCATTCGGATAAATAAGGAATCCGTTGTTCCTTACACGGTGAAGGACGGCCTTCAATACGTCCCTCTCTTTTACTTCGAGGGCGAGACCGAGAATCTCAAGTTGAAAGCGGAAAAGCTCGAGGGTTGGGACTTATCGTATTTAAAGTTTTGTTGCAAAGTACAGGGTATTCGTAACGAATTGTTCGCCAGTGAAACATGTTCAGTGATTAGTTTGAATGacattaaaagttatttccCGCCCGGCACGGGGTTCGAAGATTATTGGCCGACGAAAGTGATGGACTCTCAGTTGTTAGTGAATAGCAAAGGTGGTGGTAGCGGTGGCGGCTGGACCAAACAACCCACACCGCCAGCGACCAAACCAGTTCCCGTGCAAAATAGTGCGAATAAAGCGACTGTTAACGCACGTGCTGCCCCTATGCATAACATGCTACCACGTGGATCTGTCGCAAACACATCGCAAGTGCAGCAACGAGTCAGCCAACCTAGACCCGTTGCGACCACCCATCCAGCACATTCTTCGCCAACAGCACTACCTTCAGGCAGGTCGAATATCGTCACACAGCCGATGTTGAACACAGTGCAAAGTGTTAATGGCTGGACAGGCCTCGTCGGTGGTCAACCCACCTTTCAAACGGCGGCGCTTGTTTCTCAACCTAGTTCTATTGTACGAATGCCTTCGTCCCTAAGCATGCACAAT caaATATCTACAGCAccaaaaaattattcacaaCAATCTAGTAGGAGTAGAGGGGGTGGAGGTAGTGCAGCAGCTCAGTACCCTGGAGTTTATCCAGTTACAACTATGCAGAATGTTGTTCAGGCCCAACCACCCCCTCTTGTCAGAGCAACAGTTCACTCCAATCAACCTAATCTTGG TTATCCAACCTATGGGAAGGATGACTG GGTTACATCAACATATACTACGCCTACTTTAGGTGTACCAAATGCTGTTACAGCAAGTACATACCCTCAAATGCTAGGTTTAAGCGAACAAGTACAAGCTCTGATGCCGTCACCTACTCAGGTATCTACGCTATTACACTCACAAAGGCATACACCATCCGTACATAACACATCTCATGCGAAATATCCACCACCATTAATACCAGTTAATGGTAGTAATAATAGTTCCAG TATTTATTTCTAG
- the LOC122573050 gene encoding uncharacterized protein LOC122573050 isoform X1, translating into MRNDITDMHTVNADSSTDAIWLEKRSPLQTAPDQVSLTFDKVVVKQEHPDEAEIRELAAKMVEANKAKMVTGVPGAPPQQRPPQCLLPQSNLPGILGYLNKRPADSSTAVSTKPPTTEGKVPPDDESQRGRFGWTSFDDCHIPYIFRSGEKYCAVRILESKLLNKYLSYLHSDIYSCTCIRSYYITEAESKLFTDINVKHCENQFGRDPFTCKDLVVRLSDAKEFYTFLDVCYTKLTAGTNPNVSNGQKADKCGFIRINKESVVPYTVKDGLQYVPLFYFEGETENLKLKAEKLEGWDLSYLKFCCKVQGIRNELFASETCSVISLNDIKSYFPPGTGFEDYWPTKVMDSQLLVNSKGGGSGGGWTKQPTPPATKPVPVQNSANKATVNARAAPMHNMLPRGSVANTSQVQQRVSQPRPVATTHPAHSSPTALPSGRSNIVTQPMLNTVQSVNGWTGLVGGQPTFQTAALVSQPSSIVRMPSSLSMHNQISTAPKNYSQQSSRSRGGGGSAAAQYPGVYPVTTMQNVVQAQPPPLVRATVHSNQPNLGYPTYGKDDWVTSTYTTPTLGVPNAVTASTYPQMLGLSEQVQALMPSPTQVSTLLHSQRHTPSVHNTSHAKYPPPLIPVNGSNNSSRDSRGRKPLIPISETHISTCQVQPYQIQKALVEDKMVPCINFKPYIYSELLMTLPDFVAQYFPICDINSCRQVLTDVLHIDLYQGNRLQMKMLMEAGKCSSLNEELPLIQVKSIMKYMPQLKYMFNRGGEMVMPAPAHSSEEHPAKKRQRTS; encoded by the exons ATGAGGAACGATATTACAGACATGCATACGGTGAACGCTGATAGCAGCACGGACGCCATATGGCTCGAGAAAAGGAGTCCGTTGCAGACGGCACCCGATCAAGTGTCACTCA cTTTTGATAAAGTCGTAGTTAAGCAAGAACATCCCGATGAGGCGGAGATCCGAGAACTGGCTGCCAAAATGGTGGAAGCAAACAAGGCGAAAATGGTCACAGGAGTACCAGGGGCACCACCACAACAAAGGCCCCCACAATGTCTCCTTCCACAATCAAATCTTCCTGGTATCCTGGGATACTTGAACAAACGACCAGCGGATTCGTCAACTGCCGTATCAACGAAACCTCCTACGACGGAAGGCAAAGTACCGCCTGATGATGAAAGCCAAAGAGGCCGATTCGGATGGACCAGTTTCGACGATTGTCACATACCTTATATATTTCGCTCTGGCGAAAAGTATTGTGCTGTACGAATTTTAGAATCTAAGTTGCTGAACAAGTACCTGAGTTACCTGCACTCGGATATCTACAGTTGTACGTGTATAAGgagttactatataacggaaGCGGAGAGTAAGTTGTTCACCGACATAAACGTGAAACACTGCGAGAATCAGTTTGGAAGAGATCCATTCACGTGTAAAGACTTAGTGGTTCGACTTTCGGACGCAAAGGAGTTTTATACGTTTTTGGACGTGTGTTACACGAAATTAACGGCCGGGACGAATCCAAACGTGTCAAATGGGCAAAAGGCTGATAAATGTGGATTCATTCGGATAAATAAGGAATCCGTTGTTCCTTACACGGTGAAGGACGGCCTTCAATACGTCCCTCTCTTTTACTTCGAGGGCGAGACCGAGAATCTCAAGTTGAAAGCGGAAAAGCTCGAGGGTTGGGACTTATCGTATTTAAAGTTTTGTTGCAAAGTACAGGGTATTCGTAACGAATTGTTCGCCAGTGAAACATGTTCAGTGATTAGTTTGAATGacattaaaagttatttccCGCCCGGCACGGGGTTCGAAGATTATTGGCCGACGAAAGTGATGGACTCTCAGTTGTTAGTGAATAGCAAAGGTGGTGGTAGCGGTGGCGGCTGGACCAAACAACCCACACCGCCAGCGACCAAACCAGTTCCCGTGCAAAATAGTGCGAATAAAGCGACTGTTAACGCACGTGCTGCCCCTATGCATAACATGCTACCACGTGGATCTGTCGCAAACACATCGCAAGTGCAGCAACGAGTCAGCCAACCTAGACCCGTTGCGACCACCCATCCAGCACATTCTTCGCCAACAGCACTACCTTCAGGCAGGTCGAATATCGTCACACAGCCGATGTTGAACACAGTGCAAAGTGTTAATGGCTGGACAGGCCTCGTCGGTGGTCAACCCACCTTTCAAACGGCGGCGCTTGTTTCTCAACCTAGTTCTATTGTACGAATGCCTTCGTCCCTAAGCATGCACAAT caaATATCTACAGCAccaaaaaattattcacaaCAATCTAGTAGGAGTAGAGGGGGTGGAGGTAGTGCAGCAGCTCAGTACCCTGGAGTTTATCCAGTTACAACTATGCAGAATGTTGTTCAGGCCCAACCACCCCCTCTTGTCAGAGCAACAGTTCACTCCAATCAACCTAATCTTGG TTATCCAACCTATGGGAAGGATGACTG GGTTACATCAACATATACTACGCCTACTTTAGGTGTACCAAATGCTGTTACAGCAAGTACATACCCTCAAATGCTAGGTTTAAGCGAACAAGTACAAGCTCTGATGCCGTCACCTACTCAGGTATCTACGCTATTACACTCACAAAGGCATACACCATCCGTACATAACACATCTCATGCGAAATATCCACCACCATTAATACCAGTTAATGGTAGTAATAATAGTTCCAG GGATTCAAGAGGCAGAAAGCCATTGATCCCAATATCAGAAACACATATATCAACCTGTCAAGTTCAACCTTATCAAATTCAGAAAGCGCTTGTAGAAGACAAAATGGTACCTTGTATTAATTTCAAGCCATATATATATTCTGAATTACTGATGACGCTTCCTGACTTCGTCGCTCAGTATTTTCCTATCTGTGACATTAATAGCTGTCGGCAAGTCCTAACAGATGTCTTGCATATAGACTTATATCAAGGAAATAG gctacaaatgaaaatgttaatggAAGCAGGGAAGTGTTCATCTTTAAACGAAGAACTACCATTAATACAAGTAAAAAGTATAATGAAATACATGCCtcaattgaaatatatgtttaatagAGGTGGTGAGATGGTAATGCCTGCACCTGCACATTCTTCTGAGGAACACCCTGCCAAAAAACGTCAACGCACCAGCTAG
- the LOC122573050 gene encoding uncharacterized protein LOC122573050 isoform X6, translating into MRNDITDMHTVNADSSTDAIWLEKRSPLQTAPDQVSLTFDKVVVKQEHPDEAEIRELAAKMVEANKAKMVTGVPGAPPQQRPPQCLLPQSNLPGILGYLNKRPADSSTAVSTKPPTTEGKVPPDDESQRGRFGWTSFDDCHIPYIFRSGEKYCAVRILESKLLNKYLSYLHSDIYSCTCIRSYYITEAESKLFTDINVKHCENQFGRDPFTCKDLVVRLSDAKEFYTFLDVCYTKLTAGTNPNVSNGQKADKCGFIRINKESVVPYTVKDGLQYVPLFYFEGETENLKLKAEKLEGWDLSYLKFCCKVQGIRNELFASETCSVISLNDIKSYFPPGTGFEDYWPTKVMDSQLLVNSKGGGSGGGWTKQPTPPATKPVPVQNSANKATVNARAAPMHNMLPRGSVANTSQVQQRVSQPRPVATTHPAHSSPTALPSGRSNIVTQPMLNTVQSVNGWTGLVGGQPTFQTAALVSQPSSIVRMPSSLSMHNQISTAPKNYSQQSSRSRGGGGSAAAQYPGVYPVTTMQNVVQAQPPPLVRATVHSNQPNLGYPTYGKDDWVTSTYTTPTLGVPNAVTASTYPQMLGLSEQVQALMPSPTQVSTLLHSQRHTPSVHNTSHAKYPPPLIPVNGSNNSSRDSRGRKPLIPISETHISTCQVQPYQIQKALVEDKMRW; encoded by the exons ATGAGGAACGATATTACAGACATGCATACGGTGAACGCTGATAGCAGCACGGACGCCATATGGCTCGAGAAAAGGAGTCCGTTGCAGACGGCACCCGATCAAGTGTCACTCA cTTTTGATAAAGTCGTAGTTAAGCAAGAACATCCCGATGAGGCGGAGATCCGAGAACTGGCTGCCAAAATGGTGGAAGCAAACAAGGCGAAAATGGTCACAGGAGTACCAGGGGCACCACCACAACAAAGGCCCCCACAATGTCTCCTTCCACAATCAAATCTTCCTGGTATCCTGGGATACTTGAACAAACGACCAGCGGATTCGTCAACTGCCGTATCAACGAAACCTCCTACGACGGAAGGCAAAGTACCGCCTGATGATGAAAGCCAAAGAGGCCGATTCGGATGGACCAGTTTCGACGATTGTCACATACCTTATATATTTCGCTCTGGCGAAAAGTATTGTGCTGTACGAATTTTAGAATCTAAGTTGCTGAACAAGTACCTGAGTTACCTGCACTCGGATATCTACAGTTGTACGTGTATAAGgagttactatataacggaaGCGGAGAGTAAGTTGTTCACCGACATAAACGTGAAACACTGCGAGAATCAGTTTGGAAGAGATCCATTCACGTGTAAAGACTTAGTGGTTCGACTTTCGGACGCAAAGGAGTTTTATACGTTTTTGGACGTGTGTTACACGAAATTAACGGCCGGGACGAATCCAAACGTGTCAAATGGGCAAAAGGCTGATAAATGTGGATTCATTCGGATAAATAAGGAATCCGTTGTTCCTTACACGGTGAAGGACGGCCTTCAATACGTCCCTCTCTTTTACTTCGAGGGCGAGACCGAGAATCTCAAGTTGAAAGCGGAAAAGCTCGAGGGTTGGGACTTATCGTATTTAAAGTTTTGTTGCAAAGTACAGGGTATTCGTAACGAATTGTTCGCCAGTGAAACATGTTCAGTGATTAGTTTGAATGacattaaaagttatttccCGCCCGGCACGGGGTTCGAAGATTATTGGCCGACGAAAGTGATGGACTCTCAGTTGTTAGTGAATAGCAAAGGTGGTGGTAGCGGTGGCGGCTGGACCAAACAACCCACACCGCCAGCGACCAAACCAGTTCCCGTGCAAAATAGTGCGAATAAAGCGACTGTTAACGCACGTGCTGCCCCTATGCATAACATGCTACCACGTGGATCTGTCGCAAACACATCGCAAGTGCAGCAACGAGTCAGCCAACCTAGACCCGTTGCGACCACCCATCCAGCACATTCTTCGCCAACAGCACTACCTTCAGGCAGGTCGAATATCGTCACACAGCCGATGTTGAACACAGTGCAAAGTGTTAATGGCTGGACAGGCCTCGTCGGTGGTCAACCCACCTTTCAAACGGCGGCGCTTGTTTCTCAACCTAGTTCTATTGTACGAATGCCTTCGTCCCTAAGCATGCACAAT caaATATCTACAGCAccaaaaaattattcacaaCAATCTAGTAGGAGTAGAGGGGGTGGAGGTAGTGCAGCAGCTCAGTACCCTGGAGTTTATCCAGTTACAACTATGCAGAATGTTGTTCAGGCCCAACCACCCCCTCTTGTCAGAGCAACAGTTCACTCCAATCAACCTAATCTTGG TTATCCAACCTATGGGAAGGATGACTG GGTTACATCAACATATACTACGCCTACTTTAGGTGTACCAAATGCTGTTACAGCAAGTACATACCCTCAAATGCTAGGTTTAAGCGAACAAGTACAAGCTCTGATGCCGTCACCTACTCAGGTATCTACGCTATTACACTCACAAAGGCATACACCATCCGTACATAACACATCTCATGCGAAATATCCACCACCATTAATACCAGTTAATGGTAGTAATAATAGTTCCAG GGATTCAAGAGGCAGAAAGCCATTGATCCCAATATCAGAAACACATATATCAACCTGTCAAGTTCAACCTTATCAAATTCAGAAAGCGCTTGTAGAAGACAAAATG AGGTGGTGA